The following are encoded in a window of Oncorhynchus gorbuscha isolate QuinsamMale2020 ecotype Even-year unplaced genomic scaffold, OgorEven_v1.0 Un_scaffold_525, whole genome shotgun sequence genomic DNA:
- the LOC124018461 gene encoding chymotrypsin B-like encodes MTFLWFVSCLAFISAAYGCGIPAIKPEVSGYARIVNGEEAVPHSWPWQVSLQQTSGFHFCGGSLINENWVVTAAHCNVATYHRVIIGEHKKGSGNNAEDIQILKPAKVFTHPKWNPSTINNDISLIKLSTPAVLNTNVSPVCMAETADVFAPGMTCVTSGWGLLRYNAINTPNQLQQAALPLLSNEQCKQHWGSNISDVMICAGGAGATSCMGDSGGPLVCEKDNVWTLVGIVSWGSSRCSTSTPAVYARVTELRSWVDQTLAAN; translated from the exons ATGACTTTCCTCTGGTTCGTGTCCTGTCTCGCCTTCATCAGCGCTGCCTACG GCTGCGGCATCCCCGCCATCAAGCCCGAGGTGTCTGGCTATGCCCGCATCGTTAATGGTGAGGAGGCTGTGCCCCACTCCTGGCCCTGGCAGGTATCTCTGCAGCAGACCAGCGGCTTCCACTTCTGTGGGGGATCCCTGATCAACGAGAACTGGGTGGTCACCGCCGCTCACTGCAACGTCGCTACTTACCACCGCGTGATCATTGGAGAGCACAAGAAGGGCAGCGGCAACAATGCTGAGGACATCCAGATCCTGAAGCCTGCTAAG GTGTTCACCCACCCCAAGTGGAACCCCAGTACCATCAACAACGATATCTCCCTGATCAAGCTGTCCACCCCTGCAGTCCTGAACACCAATGTGTCCCCGGTGTGCATGGCTGAGACCGCCGACGTCTTTGCACCTGGCATGACCTGTGTGACCTCCGGCTGGGGTCTGCTGCGCTACAATGCTATCAACACCCCTAACCAGCTGCAGCAGGCTGCTCTGCCCCTTCTGTCCAACGAGCAGTGCAAGCAGCACTGGGGGAGCAACATCTCCGACGTCATGATCTGTGCCGGTGGTGCTGGTGCTACCTCCTGCATGGGTGACTCCGGTGGCCCCCTGGTCTGTGAGAAGGACAACGTCTGGACCCTGGTCGGTATTGTGTCCTGGGGCAGCAGCCGTTGCTCCACCAGTACCCCCGCTGTGTACGCCCGCGTCACCGAGCTCCGTTCCTGGGTGGACCAGACCCTGGCTGCCAACTAA